The Rhipicephalus sanguineus isolate Rsan-2018 unplaced genomic scaffold, BIME_Rsan_1.4 Seq405, whole genome shotgun sequence genome includes the window TTCCTGTGGCAACATTTTGATGCAAACAAACTGCAAGCAATGCTGACATACGAACATCCAGCATGCATCATGAAGAGGCCCCTTTCCTCCCTCACAAAATTTTGCAAGTACCATCTATAAGATGTTCTGccataataaaaagaaaagttaCGATGGTTGAGTAAGTAGAGAAAAAACTTCACTATGTATAGACATCGGACACGCTCGTACCCCAGTGCTCCGCAGAAAATATGGGGGTTAAAATGGAGTTTGTTCGGCAGGCTGGTGCCCCTAATCCAAGGGCCCACTGCAACATCAAATGAAATGTTGCATGGTAAAACTCAGGCGACATCTTAACTCTTCGTTACTATGTCTGCAGAACatgggtcaccggtgacccatACGTGCCACAAGCAATTTTTAAAATATGAGCGCTCCTATGGACTTGCTGCGCCATCTGTCGTATTCTCTAGGTACCAatctttcatttttttgtgtAGTTTGTTTTCCCCCTGTGCATGTGCGGCGGCGATTTTAAGCGGCGGTTCCTAAAGTCACTTTAGCGGTTAGCTCTGTCAGTTACGAACATggcagaccaggggcgtagccaaggggggggggaaggtggtggggttcaaaccccctcgaaatttttcaattttgcaggtgtatatatacaggcgcacatacaaacgcacgcacggatacataaagtgtggtttaaccccccccccccccgaaaaaaatttctggctacacccttGTGGCAGACGCTTCTGTTGCCGGTCCCTCGTGCGAATGACGCCTTTCTGGTGATTCTGTTGCACCTGGAAGCGATCATTTGGCTGCTTCTAGCAGCAGTGATTATACAATTCCATATATTTTTTGTGTAGTGAAGTGATACCTAATGATGTTTGACGCCATCTGCGACACTGTACTTTCGCAGTTAAGATTTTTTTCTTGAGCAACAATAGAGCGCAATTTGTACATATACATGGTTCAATAGCCCATTCCTTTCCCTTTTTACTGATATTTACTGTGCTTCTGCGCGTGAGAAATTtgtgcaataaaagaaaaaaactgtgcaACGTGGCTGAACAAGGCACTTTCTACTAGGCAACAAGTAAATAAGTgtagcaatgtaaatgcgctgaatgaagcacagacgagaaacgtaacaggggacaggaccacttgtcctgtcccctgttacgttctcgtctgtgcttcattcagcgcatttacattgctatgccgtaccaactagcccaaattgaagctttgctgaaatAAGTGTAACTCGTGCAGTTGTTGAGCTAGGTCGGGGAAACTTTTCTGTTAGGTAGATGTCTCCTATCTAAACAatttgtatattccagaatatttTTCAGATCTACTTCTTTATGTAGTAAGCATACAACTGCAAATGTTCTTTCAAGTTTCCAAGAAATGTTGCCTTCAACGATTTTTTCTGCATATTACTTTCCAAGTTCAGTTTTTTAAAACTGAAACACGTCAAAAGCACATTTACTTAGCTTTCTATTGATGTATTGCATTACAGTATAACCAATGTATTACTTATTACAAAAAAATACCTACAAGAACCTACGAAAAGTTGCCCGTTTTCCCACGGTAACGAAAGCGTGAAGGTGGCACAGAATTAGCCCTCTTCGCATGACGTGCCCCTTCTGTGTGGCACAGATGGACACTGTGTCACACTGGGTGCTGCAGTTGCGAGCCGCTTTGCTGGTAATGCCGAAAATGACACGCAGCTTTGAGTATTGATTATATGCAAACGTAGGTGCAAAGGAGTAACACTTCCTCCATATGACCGTCGCTGCGTCGTTAATGCCAACGAAAGTGGTAAAGTTATCTTAAACCTTCACGGTCAGAGTATGCCCACACTGGCCAGGTGGATTGACCGAGAAGCCACAGCGCATCCTAGACAAAAGGCGGCATCATAAGGAGCAGAGCATAACCGATGCCAAGTAAGGTTCGACCAGACCTGGGCAGCATCGCCACAAGGGGCGTCGCGCAACTCACTGGCATGCAGGTGGAACGTCGCAGGGCATCTGTCGCAGCAGATGAGGTCTCCGCCTTCTTTGCAGCTGTCGCAGCAGTCGTGGTTGACGGCGCGGCCGCAGGACGGTGGCAGCGCACGGGTGGCTTGCGCTCTTCGCTCGTCGGGGGAGCGATCAGTGCCTGGATTTGCTGCGCGCACCAACGAGTGCAGTGAGAGCAGTGCACGGGCATCATCCCTGGTCGCCTACTTACGGGCATCAGGCCCCCCGACGTGTTGAGATCGTACTCGACTGTCGCCATCCTGCCGTTGTCTACCCGACGCTCGGCGCCATGATACCGCCGCTCTAAGGACGCCGCCATTGACACCCTGGTTGCACAGGAGTTGTCAAATGTCCGCCAATAAGTAGAATAGAACCGAAACTTTGCTCGCATTAGTGGTCGTGAGCATAAAGTTCACATAAAAAACGTTATGGTCGCGAGACTATGCAGAAATGCGCGTTGGTGTTACAGAggctaagcaaaaaaaaattagcggtgtcgctggagccgacgttcccGTAAGCCCGTAAGCCATAGATTCTATTGGCTGCAGCCTTGTAGAGGCAAGTCCGCTTACGGGAACGTCGGTTCCAGCGTcgcccgtgttcacgaatttttcatctcttcaagcttccctCTTCCCCTGAACTAGAGGCTAAACAAGGCTTTTCTAGCCTCAGCAGTCGTGTTGTAGATTTTGTAGTGCCTAGTTCCTTGTGTGGTGTTTTCCTCTCCTCAACGCCTGGACACTCTATCCCCCATCGCATAGAgtttaagaaactctatgccccaTCGCAAAGAGACAGGGCATCACTAAATTATCATCGTTTACCACGTGGCCGCGTCACTTTTACTTTTCGGACTCGTTCAGACATTTGACGTAAATCTAGCGAGAACATGTCTTTGACGTTCCGGAGTGGCATGCGTCGCTCTACTTCGCGACGGTGTGGAATGTCAATTACCAGTCGAACGCCCGCAGTTGAACGCGCGTGTTTGTTAGTGCGATGTTTTCTGTCATTATTGCAGAGATCTGCGCAACCGCGAGGGAGGAATACGGACAGCTCATTTGAGCTAGTCCCCTCCACTTCCTAGTTCCACTGCTGCCACCGCGGCGCTCGTCGccgcttctttttctctttttttttgttttgttttcgcagagcAGGACGCAGTCTGGAACATTTCAGCGATTTCTGGGCAGCGTAAGCTGGCAACACTGTTGCTCTGGCTGCTCATGCATTACATGCAGTGGTGGTACGGTTGGTGCGGCCCGTGCTACGTTCGCTCTCCGAGGTTTCTTCGTCAGCGCTGCAGCAGTGCGCTACGCGCTTGTGCATGACCACGACGTCCGCCCGTCACCGCCGGTGTTGTTCTTGAGGAGCTCTCCCCGCGTGACGTGCTCGCTGGCGGTGGGTGCTCGACCGCGTGCCGCATCATGACCGCGCCGGGCATGTTGGGCCAGGTGGCCGCCTACTTGGGATCCTCGGAAGCAGCATTCCGGCTTCTCCTCACCATCCTATCGGGTGAGTTAGGACGTGCCTAACTAATCGAGCGCCCTTTGAGGAAAGCGAACGTCATCCGAGGGGGCACGCCAGCACAATGTCCCGTGCTCGGGTTCGTTGGCCGAGCTGCATGAGGAAAAAGTCCCGAGGTTATAAGGCTTCCTGAACGCAGACCGATTCGATGAGAGTCGGGCTGTGTGCGCTGCGTTTGCAGGTGGACTGGCTTGGATGTGCGCGCTTTTGTTGGGGGATCGAGCGCCGTTGTGGAGCCCGTTTTCCGCATTGCCATCACTCCTCGCAGCGTTTTAATACACTTTGGTGGACGTTGCGGGGCTTTGCGGAATAATCGAGTCGTCCCGGGAGCACAATACTGAAACGGCACTCCTCGTGCTTAACTGAAACCTGTTATGCGAAGGTTATTCAAGCAATTTCAGTCATAGTTTTGCGATACAGGAAGGTAGAGACAAAAGTAATGCTATTTATTACATTTCTAAAGAGATAGCTTATGAGGATAGGCGGTGTATCTCGAGGCAGCAAGCTCTGTATGCCACACACTTAAAGAACACATAAAAACTTGCCATTTTTCTAGAGCCTCAGCAGAACACCCTATGGTTTACAAATGCTTCGCTGGAATGCTTCCGCAGTAATAGCAAACACACACAAAGACTACACAGAAAGACATGAGACAATCAACCGCTAGACCGAACAACAAACCCTGACCGGCCAGTAGTCACGGCGATGAAGTTATTTTCGCCGTTTATGCGTTCTCATCCTTCCTCACTTGTCAAGTACTGCGGACAAAGATTTTGTTGTTTGCCCTGAAGAGTGGtctagcgcttgtcccgtctctTTCCGTGCAGTCTTTGTCCAGTTTGCTAGTATTGTGGaagcattcaatcagtacattCCTTTATTTCAGAATTCATCTTCAAACAAAACACTTAGGAGCGAAAAGCCGCTCTTATAGTGGCTTGCCAAAGGCCTCTGCCCCTATTTGGCAGCAGACAGACAACTGTTTTCacacttgaatacaaaacatgAATACCAATGCATGAATGCCTACTAGCCTGGCTAAATGCATTTACGAGTTATCTGTCTAGTTCCTTGGGCCCCGTCTTCTGACTGTATACGTGTTCTTATTTTTCCGTTACTTATATAAACTTATGTTGGCACTACTTGCCGGACAAGGATTTATTGTTCGCTTCACTTCAGATGCCTGAACCAAAGCTAGCACAATATGTATATTTATGTTAGAACAGACAGTGACAAAACTGCCAGCCGTAATCCATGAGCAGTGCCTCCTCTAAGTAGAGGTGGTCTGTGGCAGCCCTCTCCGACCCGCCTCTCAGCAGAGCTGCCACAAGAGGCACTGGGCATTACACCCTGAATAGGCTGCAGTGTGCTCAGTTGTTTCATTCTCATAAATCCTGCAGTTTTGCGCTACTGTTTATTTGCCTCCATGTGCATTAAGCTCTTCTGACGAAGAATACGTATCATGCTCTCATGCTCGCAACAAGGCCCGATGTCGAATGCATTTGTCACCTGCTTGTGGTGACAAAGTTGGAATCTGTAGCGACGCAAATGAGTTCTTCTTTTGCACCTGCACTGGACATTGAGAGAGCTGACATTAATGGGCTGGAAAAGATGATGCTGCTTCCATGAACGCCAACATGCATCTTTCTCTGCTGCCCACCGTAcagggtccctgcaacacttttctgagtaatcgtcgaatggctccATTAAAGGAGTTCATTGGCttacgaatcgactgctgcaaaaatttttagaatccatcaagtacgagcggagttagagatttgttgcacgctgtaactgctttctAAGCAGGagggtggcacgggggaaagaagttacgtgacgctcgcgtcatgaccttcagcacttACTCCCTTTCTTGTATCATTTCTTGTTTCAGTATCGAATTCAAACACCTTACACAAATGCCTTTGCCTAATAATTAACCCAAACTGATTAAGCAAAGGCATTTGTGTCTAAGTTGTTTGCATTCAAATATTATCTCAACTTCCCTGCCTCCAGAATTTTGCCAAATGTTCCATGTTTGCATTTTCCCCCTGTAAAATTGTGCAATGTGTGAAATCGGAGTAATCAATACTCACTCTCTGGGAGGTGTATTCCGTGATGAAAACATTTTCCAACCACTGTAGTTTGTAAAGCTTGCAAGAAATGgtcacaaatttgagaaaatcttcattttggCCTACATTGAGATGAAATTTGCATCAcatggtgctccaattaaaaatcagcgtTGTACTTCAGTTGAAAGCAAATAAGCAGTTCTTCTTATTTGGCAACTTTTATCATAACATTTTTTGTTTGaagcaagaaaataatttttcatgTTCCCACTTGCTGATATGGCAACTTCCTCAGTGAACTTCCCCATTGACAGCAATGgggaatttcaaaaattattttctgttCAAAGCTGTGCCTCCAGGATGGGCACAGCTGTGACCACGGGAGGATCTTGTGTGATGACATGACCACATCATAATGTCATCAAGACataatctctgatcacgtgaccttttTGCATCGTTTGTGTCGTCGCTGCTGCCGCCAGTCACTTTTCttgcttgatgaggcatccaaggctttctcCTTAGTAAAACTCTCAACTTGAACCACAAGTTACCGCTATCTAGGCATTCAAATTACCTATGACCTTTCTTGGAAGCAGCATACAGTACATAATAATAAAGCTAACCGCTCATTGGGatacgtaaaaaaaaattgtttaaaacGACTGTCGTATAAACCTACGTCCCCCCCCCCAGTTAGAAACATGCCTCATTCATCTGGGATGCATCAAGTCTCATTAATTAATGAAATCAAATCAGTACAAAATTGCTCCGTTTGTTCCATCCTGGCTAACTGTCATCTCACTGCTAGTGTTGTAATAATGAAGATACCACCGTCAGCTCTTCACAGCTTTTTAAATTTTTTCATAAAATCTATTACCACAACGCATCCATTCACTCTCTTTGGACGCACCCTGCGCCTTACTATTCAGCTCATAGTGATCACGTACATAAAGTTAATGTAATTCATACTTGATAATCGTTCATTCCTTGGACCTCATTCCATTGGAATAATCTACGCATCATCAGTAAGCATCACTGGCACCACTAGTTTTAACAATGCACTAATCAACATGAAGtaatgatatttgatgaagcagtgcACAAAAGGACAAAACCACACACATATGACACAAACACATTAGTTCCATTTATGTGTTTGACACATTTTATGTGTTTGTGTCAttttcgtgcgctgcttcatcaatatcatagctcaccaactagcccatcagtacatataaCTGAAGTAATGAATTGTACCAACAGGTAATTACGTGTTTATGGGTGTACATTGTCTGTTTAGTGTGCACTTTGTGTATTTAATTTTCATTGTGTATTTAATAAAGTGTACTGCCTGTGTGTATTAATTTACTATTATGTAGTATTGTTGCCTGCACTGTAGTTTGTTACAAATAATCCTGTATTTATATTGCTCTTGCACTGTATTTTCGCCCGTCCCTCTACAATGTACAAAATGTACCGAGGGTcccacaaataaataaataaataaaccgtcAATTTCATACCAGTTTGCCAAAGCCTATGTTGGAGGTCACTTAAAAGGAAGCGTGTGGTTTAGATCTTCTCAACGATGCCAGCTGCTCACAATGTTTTGGTGAGGTCAATCCATcaatttcattaattatcctgacaattttatccttatcttaagtaaagttACACTCCAATATCATCAATGTAACTATAGAACCAGAAGATCAGTAATctgttacagcagagctgttatgctcgagcttTGCCATTGTCATagatagaaaactatcatcatgaaacggcatgcgatctcttcctcttcttcctcttcactcccagaacatgtgcaccAATTGTCCAGGGTGGGaggcaataactcggatgggtgaGAGGAAGAAATTGCGAGAGGGAAGATTTTATTGATGTGACATTTGCGCCTGCGCATCCACGATTgcaaggcgagcatcgtaaccactcggctatccagccacgctagcagagcaaagcGTAGCCCTGTATGGTATAGTGTAGCCAGAGGGtgcaaaagggaagtgagggtgaggggaaagagagccatgtatagtatagtatacgaaggagagaggtgagagggtataTAAATGCCTAGCCAGGactagctaggtgcccaccagctgtGCTGCGACCCAGGTTTGCACGACTCGGTGCTAGCTGCACAAATTTTTTTCAAGAGGACTTTTATGAATTCTTGGAAAACTGGAAGTAAGTGCTTGATAGGATAACCTTGGAAGAGAGTCGCTCGGCATTCTTGCCACTAAGAAAGCTctaatggatgcaaagaataagaatCGCAGTTTGAGCGGGCATTGAAGCCAGGtactctgcatggcagtcgagtgcTGTGGAAAAATGCAGATCCCTTGTAATAGCGTGAAGATGGAAGCAGGTGTAGTCGCTGCCGCACCCGTCTGCAGCCTTCACAAGCTTTCGTTCGCACATAGAATGCACGCTGTGCGGGGCTTTATATGGAACATTGCAGCAACGGGAAAACTGTGCCTCGAGTGTCCACGTAATTACTATTGCCAAAAAGCTTGGAGGGcccttgagcttcgctttcgagAGTGGAATGCGATAGTATGATCGGGCCCTATTAGCATTGCCTCCTCATTTGCCTGCTATGCTCGGCGGACACCTCAACCGCACTGCAAGAAAGGAATGTCTGCgctcgtaacattggccattttaaACCTTTTTGGGGTGCCTGCTGTAAGTGcatttgcgaagtgcccactacgccatatttcaTCATTTCGTGTGTCATTGAATTACCCACTACATGTCTGCAAGGCAGTGTACAagcctacgcagctgcacactttgttgatgctgttgctgatgattgATTATGCCTGAGCatgttgtaatgggtgggcctttaaatcaACCACTCGTTACATAATTCACATAGTGTGATGCCTGGTGTAATTCTACACTTCTGTCAAGTAATATTacatcttttcttgctttctttttttcatttgtttccaTTGCAAACGTCGTTACCTAATGGCAGGGGCTAAGATGAAAGCTGCTAtaggcagcttgagaagctctTAGCCCCCGGTGCTATATGGCGGCAGCAGGTGGCGgagatcaacgttactagaacaaactcagtttaaaagctccgccggagaggcggtccgcgtggcggtcgtgagaactagtggcgctgcagtcacgtctagctcccgcggctggcgcttgtgatcggcgccgccgatgtacgagcgcacgtgggttacagcgacgtctgcgttttgttcactcgtcatttttgcgactgttcttgaccaggcttagcgtcttgtacgaagacacgtgcatgatgtacgaagcgtaacgagggcgaacagattcacggtgcggtatgccgactttctttgcgccgggctgcaagagcggctaccgcaacgacgactccgttcacgacacttcttcggacctccaaaagaccctacgccattcaagctttgcaccgcaaagataggaaggttactgcgaaatgcagggtctgtggcgttcattttgagagtgatgacattgtaaagcactatcgtcgtg containing:
- the LOC125756654 gene encoding PHD finger protein 12-like, which encodes MAASLERRYHGAERRVDNGRMATVEYDLNTSGGLMPQIQALIAPPTSEERKPPVRCHRPAAAPSTTTAATAAKKAETSSAATDALRRSTCMP